aaacaatacttgaagaaaatttatcgtataatatacgatgaacatataTGATTGAAGATTTCCAAAATCTTCACAAAAAGAACCTGAGAAGGATCCACATTCAAAGCTGAATACCCGCAGGAAGAAAGCGACTGTCTCTGACAACTATTTGGACGGGCAttgtttttccttcttttgggTAAATTGGGGATACAGGCCCAACAAGCAAAAAGTACTTGACCATGCTCTTTTTAGTAATTTGGTCTTCTTCAACCACTAGGTAAGTTGATCCAGGTTTGCCAAACCCATTAGTTAATTAGTCAACAAGTCTCAGTGCGAAGCACGATAACTGATAAGTCAGACCGTTATGCATTACTGTTAATTTACGTGTTAGGATAAGAATTAATATTTAACATCAATAACATCAAGGACACTATTCTAAAAACATATGTAAAATATTTGAACTTcataaatacattaaaaaaatgaatacaCATGTAGCATGTCATGGATCATGAACCATTTTATTCTACATTAAACATTATTTAGATCAAGCCATACAACGAGCTTGGTACAATTAAGTATGAAAATGAAATCTCCATTTtgcttacaaataaaaaaaagaccgAATGCTAATTTTCTCGAACAATTTtctaaaaatgaaattaaacttTGTTAGTGAGGTTGGGTAAGTCCAAAAGCATTTTTGCGTGTAGCACAAGCATGACGAAATGCACAATAAAtacttattttttgttgttgttatggACTAACTGCGTATttaaatcctaaaccctaaagttTCAACAAAAAGAGATTCAACGTCAATCAATCGGTCAACTCCCAGCATCTGTGGCGGGAGAGAATGATCATTTTCGAATCTCTTTCATGAAGGCCACCAAATTAAGTGatctatatatttaaaatttcagTCAACGGTTTATTTGTTTTAACTtcttaaaaactataataatttttatcgTTAGATGAAATTTTCAAGATTCGGATCATTTGATCCAGTGGTTTTGGTGAAAAAGATCTAGATCTCTTCTCATGGGGGAAAGCCCTAAAACAGAATGGGGTCGAAACGACATCATTAAACAGCGTTTTGACCGAAAGGTCCACCACAAAACAGTGAATCAGCCTTGCTTTTAAAGTGAGTCGAGTCCTGGCGTCAGGTCAGGTGCGTTGCGTACAAGAACAGAAACAAAATGGAAAACGGGACTACAGCCGCCGCCGCGAAGCCTAGAGTAGCGGTGGTGGTGTTTTTGCTGAGAGGCAAAACGGTGCTGTTGGGACGCCGCCGCTCCTCCGTCGGCGACTCTACCTTCGCCCTTCCCGGCGGCCATCTCGAATTCGGTAATTCTCACATGGGTTTTGTCCCCCCTTCTTTCCTAatcccaaattaattacttaatttcgtTGAATCAGttccaatttttcaaatttccacGGCCGcgttttgtaatttttgcagGAGAGAGCTTTGAGGAGTGTGCGGCGAGAGAACTGAATGAAGAAACTGGGCTGGACATTGAGAAGGAGAAGATGGAGTTGCTGACGGTCACGAACAATTTGTTCTTAGAGCCGCCGAAACCGTCGCATTACGTGACGGTTTTCATGCGCGGAGTGGCGGCGGATCCAGATCAGGAGCCCCAAAACCTGGAGCCAAACAAGTGCGATGGTTGGGAGTGGTATGAGTGGGACAACCTCCCAAATCCCCTCTTTTGGCCTCTGGAGAAAATGGTCAGGACCGGATTTAGTCCGTTTCCCAAAACAGTGGAATAAATGGAGATTCAGCAACCATATGTATTGCTATGTAATTTTACATGCAGGATCACGCATGTGTATTATTGTACCATTTTGAATGTTTATGAATCAGTAAAAATTGACGGGTTTATTTCGTTTCAAGATTTGGGCTTTACTTGTATGAACCTTTATTTTTATGCTCGTAATCACTTGAGTTGCAAAGCGTTTGCAATTTGGTTCGTTTGGATCACAGTTTCTGACTTTGATACTAGTCAAAGCCAGAGTTAGTCAATTATCAAAGAGATTTCGACCATCATCACGTAGTGTTACTTTTTGACCATGTTTTATATATTGATATTGTATTTAATAATACAAACTTTTCGTTGCGGATTAgtaaaccattttttttttttttttttttatggaaaaaaactgaaattcatTAAAACAACAGCCCAAAGAAAACAGTGGGAGGGCCAATCCCACACCGACAAAGGCCTTAAACAGAAGGCACGCCACATGCAGAAAAAACCTAATCTCCAACAGGGAGAAGCAGCCACCGAACTCTTGCTAGCAACCACTGGGGTGACGGCCATGTAGGAACCAAGACGAAGGGAAGGGAGGATCCGCAAAGAGTCAAGCACAactaaaaaaagccaaaaaaaaagaaagaaaaagaaaacccacCGCAACTAAAGAAAACCAAGACGAGATTGGTGGTTGTGGTGTGCCTGTTGAAAGGGAAGAAGGTGCTCTTACTCTTAGGACGCCGTCGTTCCTCCATTGGTGACTCCAAGTTTTCCATCCCCAGTGGTCACCTCGAGTTCGgtaaatcattttcatttgaatacCTGCACAACGTACTATACCGATACTCTGTCACAAATATTTGCATCTTACCAATTTCACAACACGCGATTTGTAACAAAAGACATCTCACTAGTATAAGGAATGAactatttattgtatattgtagTTATTCTGTCAATTATCCAATATGAAATTCGTCTATTATTCAACATCTATTGCTTCGATTTGggattttcaatttgtttttggtGTTTGTGCAGGTGAGAGCTTTGAGGAGTGTGCAGTAAGAGAACTGAAGGAAGAAACTAATTTGGACATCAAGAATATAGAGCTGCTGACGGTCACAAATCATGTGTTTCTAGAGGAAGCGAAGCAGTGCCAGTACGTGGCCATTGTCACCAGAGCAGTGTTGGCAGATGAAGATCAAGAGCCTCGTAATATGGAGCCAAACATGTGTGATGGTTGGGATTGGTATGAGTGGAACAATCTCCGTACGCCACTCTTTTGGCCTTTGGAGAGGGCGGTGCATGCCAGATTTAATCCTTTCCGTCCATGATTGAATT
This Pyrus communis chromosome 6, drPyrComm1.1, whole genome shotgun sequence DNA region includes the following protein-coding sequences:
- the LOC137737431 gene encoding nudix hydrolase 1-like, yielding MENGTTAAAAKPRVAVVVFLLRGKTVLLGRRRSSVGDSTFALPGGHLEFGESFEECAARELNEETGLDIEKEKMELLTVTNNLFLEPPKPSHYVTVFMRGVAADPDQEPQNLEPNKCDGWEWYEWDNLPNPLFWPLEKMVRTGFSPFPKTVE